GAGGGCGGGAATTCCTGGCTGAAGTCCTGACCTTCAATTTGCCAGCGCAGGGTGGTGCTGTGGCTGGTGTGGCTGTCGAAAGGGCGTTCCATCCGGAGGTCTCCGCGGGTGCCCACCACATGGAAGCCCTGGGTGGACGGTTCTCCCCAGTCGAACCCACAACTGATCCCCGCCAGTGCGTTGGGGTAAACGAGAGAGGCATCCAGCCCGACATCCACGCCGGAGGCAGAGGAGCGCGCAACCGCCGTGACTTTTTCCGGTTGGCCCAGCAGCAGCCGCACAAGGTTCACAGGGTAGGTGCCCACGTCGTACAGCGAACCGCCGCCATGCTCCGGAATCCAGCGGAAGTCGCTGGGGGTTTGCAGGTGAAAGCCGAAGCTGCCGTGAAGCGCGCGAAGTTCGCCCAGTTGCCCACTGTGCACAATTTCCAGAGCGCGCAGCACCTGCGGTTGAAAGCGGTAAGCGAAGGCTTCCAGCAGCACCCGCCCGGTCTGCGTGGCAGTGCTCAGGAGGTGCTGCGCCTCCTGGGCGTTCAGCGTCAGGGGTTTCTCGGTCAGGGCATGTTTTCCGGTCTGGAGGGCGGCAACTGTCCAGGGCAGGTGCGCGTCGTTCGGCAGAGGATTGTAAACGGCGTCTACATCACTGTC
This is a stretch of genomic DNA from Deinococcus fonticola. It encodes these proteins:
- a CDS encoding Gfo/Idh/MocA family protein, producing the protein MSSTPFRWGILGAARIARALIPAIRAAGGEVTALGVRDPSSPHAREFAERWQVPLVGLYQDVVDSDVDAVYNPLPNDAHLPWTVAALQTGKHALTEKPLTLNAQEAQHLLSTATQTGRVLLEAFAYRFQPQVLRALEIVHSGQLGELRALHGSFGFHLQTPSDFRWIPEHGGGSLYDVGTYPVNLVRLLLGQPEKVTAVARSSASGVDVGLDASLVYPNALAGISCGFDWGEPSTQGFHVVGTRGDLRMERPFDSHTSHSTTLRWQIEGQDFSQEFPPSNAYARMVMHFQNVARGREQPLFEPDDAVGQARVLDALFGAARTGRAVKVIGS